In Persicimonas caeni, a single window of DNA contains:
- a CDS encoding tetratricopeptide repeat protein produces MAHTTLDLTPRTTRRSDDDQNRAATFRRANVPGEDLSDDAKTTARRAAYRPREEVAIRRDVVEQFRNRLERDATHTPDNPDAVAAALFGIARAEESLGRFEEARQALSRLENVRDFSPVVWALSRRLYRQEGREDRAIETLQMARKSAAEEGQDALAVLIDLELARHAWLEGESADEIIGRVDTLSDEGGDYTALWKTRLHLDALLERGASDWALGVVGRDLEHIDDPKLRDMLRMRAAIWSAVWGDLDDATSLLEEVRRNGNLDGDLGEFLGSLYFDLGRRDKATELFETSENLEQTDVVSAAMLQETVADSPKGADAMLGSLIRREPEDWTALRVRETHLERYFDRHESQDERALDKPGESLIDVYNLQLEGPLSTQERVTKLTRLGRLYECEAGLEEAAAEVYREALALEADHVPALRALGRLYARRDNWAGLADLYEREIANMAGAPSVWRRHFQLAEIYRVRLENAVRALEHYRQVLEHRPHYLPALKAAAGLLGELGRWSELADLFLASVEVAPNRRQKLYLLDKVAEVAENELRNYEVAIGAWQEILLLDDQHPRAFAALGRLYAKTGQWNRLIELNMREIELVEDLEEEAVLRQKCAEIAERHLDDLDLAEKHYRAALDVLPDFLPALEGLGRIYMRKQRWDDIIEMSGRELQQTDDLREAIRRLGALAEIFETRLDRREDAIRIYERILELDPSDAHAIESAIRLNYTLERWPEVIALTERKLMTTSEPRAFASLQGELGMIAEWHQNDLGKAYARYLAALDAEPANAHWLAGVARCWSAAGQDADAVADRLEDNVMKPMSAEVRDRYFKVIARLRERAYKSADASRAYRMHGSSESLENQLVLQLAMAQGGERKVLQQFRRANPHHALERLLDVNRSGLTVGDADAIRDAIDALDAVEREALLAELPVSVAAEFSRPEDTAELRLSAELVRVLEGEALKGQFDDSTTDPLSLRLRGIEARQSNDFEAYVFWTRRELELRDSRDLKVSRLTEVAEFAASRGRRDDTVTFLEEAARQAFPERHVETAEGDVEIAELEGAIEGAQDGPTLDRLYQAIRAAELWELLRDCLEAHSLRGGLTRSRRLYLFRTLAEVYEQKLEDFDGASTALSHCWQLSEDVTYLRELVRVSMSRDDLDRAIRFQQRHFEHVTEADSSPEECVQSGLWLAELLLQDEERIEDGVDCLEHLLATYLVEESAAEEGDGGQELALFDDVRRNLAYAYDQLGNAYRAVEYFQQVLGNEVDEGELADWRQLVEVYNTRLDDRETAYELQWKIVESGLGGADDLEMVVDLAFGADCLDDCAERLEDLAENVDGERRRDLLARAAGVIEEDLMWPEEAVRLYTAAITCCENQCGENKRGEAEGSDTWVELVRRRAFCLAQIAGREHEALEEFRKLVVSDPYEPTTYRGMSDLLERCQAFDRARVSKQILRVLDCAVEIEEPRTKTNPTRPITREQIEKHLLPDELTGGMVDVLQAAMPLVEKVWSDELPQRKALEGVRLKKLDATDVKESLQAALEVFGITRFKAESGDSGPTTPQVFAGSSPYVWLHGEQIEKMQSAELRFIAGYSAALAWSGLPALLAVDGRRVWHLIEAVLLKQTGEGFDERVDMATQNLVDTVSSPFHTVARRRLMAALDPAVDTFGDVHCEIWPRAVEQFACRVGLVLSGDVRAAVRGLLSFHGWDLPLDAPETQKQIRRNEEVQRLMAFAMSDDYLEARYAFGLAGKPSRIVK; encoded by the coding sequence ATGGCGCACACGACCCTCGATCTTACCCCGCGTACCACGCGACGCTCGGACGACGACCAGAATCGCGCGGCGACCTTTCGCCGCGCCAACGTCCCCGGTGAAGACCTCTCCGATGATGCGAAGACGACGGCCCGTCGCGCGGCATACCGCCCGCGCGAGGAAGTCGCCATTCGCCGCGATGTGGTCGAGCAATTCCGCAACCGGCTCGAGCGCGACGCCACCCATACTCCCGACAATCCCGACGCCGTAGCCGCCGCGCTCTTCGGCATCGCCCGCGCCGAAGAGTCGCTCGGGCGCTTCGAGGAGGCGCGCCAGGCGCTCAGTCGCCTGGAGAACGTCCGTGACTTCTCGCCTGTCGTCTGGGCGCTGTCGCGCCGCCTCTACCGCCAAGAGGGCCGCGAGGACCGGGCCATCGAGACGTTGCAGATGGCCCGCAAGAGCGCGGCCGAAGAGGGGCAGGACGCCTTGGCCGTGCTCATCGACCTCGAGCTCGCGCGCCACGCGTGGCTCGAAGGGGAGTCGGCCGACGAGATCATCGGACGCGTCGACACGCTGTCCGACGAGGGCGGCGACTACACCGCGCTCTGGAAGACGCGCCTCCACCTCGACGCGCTGCTCGAGCGCGGGGCGTCCGACTGGGCGCTCGGCGTGGTGGGCCGCGACCTCGAGCACATCGACGACCCGAAACTTCGTGACATGCTGCGCATGCGCGCGGCCATCTGGAGCGCCGTATGGGGCGATCTGGACGACGCGACGAGCCTGCTCGAAGAAGTGCGCCGAAACGGCAACCTCGACGGTGACCTGGGCGAGTTTTTGGGCTCGCTGTACTTCGACCTGGGCCGACGCGACAAGGCGACCGAGCTGTTCGAGACGTCTGAAAACCTCGAACAGACCGACGTCGTCAGCGCGGCGATGCTCCAGGAGACCGTCGCCGACAGCCCCAAGGGCGCCGACGCGATGCTCGGCTCGCTCATCCGCCGCGAGCCCGAAGACTGGACCGCGCTGCGCGTGCGTGAGACGCACCTGGAGCGCTACTTCGACCGCCACGAGTCGCAAGACGAGCGCGCGCTCGACAAGCCCGGCGAGTCGCTCATCGACGTCTACAACCTCCAGCTCGAAGGCCCGCTTTCGACCCAAGAGCGCGTCACCAAGCTGACCCGACTCGGGCGCCTGTACGAATGCGAGGCCGGTCTCGAAGAGGCCGCCGCCGAGGTCTACCGCGAGGCGCTCGCCCTCGAGGCCGACCACGTCCCCGCGCTGCGTGCGCTGGGTCGTCTGTACGCGCGCCGCGACAACTGGGCGGGCTTGGCCGACCTGTACGAGCGCGAGATCGCCAACATGGCCGGCGCGCCGAGCGTGTGGCGCCGCCACTTCCAGCTCGCCGAGATCTACCGCGTGCGCCTCGAAAACGCGGTGCGCGCGCTGGAGCACTACCGCCAGGTCCTCGAGCACCGTCCGCACTACCTGCCCGCGCTCAAAGCCGCCGCAGGCCTGCTCGGTGAGCTCGGCCGCTGGAGCGAGCTCGCCGACCTCTTCTTGGCGTCGGTCGAAGTCGCACCCAACCGCCGCCAGAAGCTCTACCTGCTCGACAAGGTCGCCGAGGTCGCCGAAAACGAGCTCCGAAACTACGAGGTCGCTATTGGCGCGTGGCAGGAGATCTTGCTGCTCGACGACCAGCACCCGCGCGCTTTCGCCGCGCTTGGTCGCCTCTACGCCAAGACCGGCCAGTGGAACCGGCTCATCGAGCTGAACATGCGCGAGATCGAGCTCGTCGAGGACCTCGAAGAGGAGGCCGTGCTTCGCCAGAAGTGCGCCGAGATCGCCGAGCGTCACCTCGACGACCTCGACCTGGCCGAGAAGCACTACCGCGCCGCGCTCGACGTGCTCCCCGACTTCCTGCCCGCGCTGGAGGGACTGGGGCGCATCTACATGCGCAAGCAGCGCTGGGACGACATCATCGAGATGTCCGGACGTGAGCTCCAGCAGACCGACGATTTGCGCGAGGCGATTCGCCGCCTGGGCGCGCTCGCCGAGATCTTCGAGACCCGGCTCGACCGTCGCGAAGACGCCATCCGCATCTACGAGCGCATCCTCGAGCTCGACCCGAGCGACGCGCACGCCATCGAGTCGGCCATCCGCCTCAACTACACGCTCGAGCGCTGGCCCGAGGTCATCGCGTTGACCGAGCGCAAGCTTATGACGACGTCCGAGCCGCGCGCCTTTGCGTCGCTGCAGGGTGAGCTGGGCATGATCGCCGAGTGGCACCAAAACGATCTGGGCAAAGCCTACGCCCGCTACCTCGCCGCGCTCGACGCCGAGCCGGCCAACGCCCATTGGCTCGCCGGCGTGGCGCGCTGCTGGAGCGCGGCCGGCCAAGACGCCGACGCGGTCGCCGACCGCCTCGAAGACAACGTCATGAAGCCGATGTCGGCCGAGGTGCGCGACCGTTACTTCAAGGTGATCGCACGGCTGCGCGAGCGCGCCTATAAGAGCGCCGACGCCAGCCGCGCCTACCGCATGCACGGCTCCTCGGAGAGCCTCGAAAATCAGCTCGTCTTGCAGCTCGCCATGGCGCAGGGCGGGGAGCGCAAGGTGCTCCAGCAGTTCCGCCGCGCTAACCCGCACCACGCGCTCGAGCGTCTGCTCGACGTCAACCGCAGCGGCCTGACCGTGGGCGACGCCGACGCGATTCGCGACGCCATCGACGCACTCGACGCCGTCGAGCGCGAGGCGCTGCTCGCCGAGCTCCCCGTGAGCGTGGCCGCCGAGTTCTCGCGCCCCGAAGACACCGCCGAGCTCCGCCTGTCGGCCGAGCTGGTGCGCGTGCTCGAAGGCGAGGCCCTCAAGGGCCAATTCGACGACAGCACCACCGACCCGCTGTCGCTTCGCCTGCGCGGCATCGAAGCTCGCCAGTCGAACGACTTCGAGGCGTATGTCTTCTGGACGCGCCGCGAACTCGAGCTTCGCGACAGTCGCGACCTGAAAGTCTCGCGCCTGACCGAGGTCGCCGAATTCGCCGCCTCGCGCGGACGCCGCGACGACACGGTCACCTTCTTGGAAGAGGCCGCGCGCCAGGCGTTCCCCGAGCGTCACGTCGAAACTGCCGAGGGCGACGTCGAGATCGCCGAGCTCGAAGGCGCCATCGAAGGTGCACAGGACGGCCCGACGCTCGACCGCCTCTACCAGGCCATCCGCGCCGCCGAGCTCTGGGAGCTCTTGCGCGACTGCCTCGAGGCGCACTCGCTTCGCGGCGGGCTCACCCGCAGCCGTCGCCTGTACCTGTTCCGCACCCTGGCCGAGGTCTACGAGCAGAAGCTCGAAGACTTCGACGGCGCCTCGACCGCGCTCAGCCACTGCTGGCAGCTCTCCGAAGACGTCACCTATCTTCGCGAGTTGGTCCGCGTGAGCATGAGCCGCGACGACCTCGACCGGGCGATTCGCTTCCAGCAGCGTCACTTCGAGCACGTCACCGAGGCGGACAGCAGCCCGGAAGAGTGCGTGCAGTCGGGTCTGTGGCTCGCCGAGCTGCTCCTGCAGGATGAAGAGCGTATCGAAGACGGCGTCGACTGCCTGGAGCACCTGCTCGCGACCTACCTGGTCGAGGAGAGCGCGGCGGAGGAGGGCGACGGGGGCCAAGAGCTCGCGCTGTTCGACGACGTGCGTCGCAACCTCGCCTACGCCTACGACCAGCTCGGCAACGCCTACCGCGCCGTCGAGTACTTCCAGCAGGTGCTGGGCAACGAGGTCGACGAAGGTGAACTCGCTGACTGGCGACAGCTCGTCGAGGTCTACAACACCCGACTCGACGACCGCGAGACGGCCTACGAGCTGCAGTGGAAGATCGTCGAGAGCGGACTGGGCGGGGCGGACGACCTCGAGATGGTCGTCGACTTGGCCTTTGGCGCCGACTGCCTCGACGACTGCGCCGAGCGTCTCGAAGACTTGGCCGAAAACGTCGACGGCGAGCGCCGCCGCGACCTTCTGGCGCGCGCCGCCGGGGTCATCGAAGAGGATTTGATGTGGCCCGAAGAGGCCGTGCGCCTCTACACCGCGGCCATTACGTGCTGCGAGAACCAATGCGGCGAGAATAAGCGCGGCGAAGCCGAAGGCAGCGACACCTGGGTCGAGCTGGTGCGCCGCCGCGCGTTCTGCTTGGCGCAGATCGCCGGCCGCGAGCACGAAGCGCTCGAAGAGTTCCGCAAGCTCGTCGTCAGCGACCCGTACGAGCCGACGACCTACCGCGGCATGAGTGATTTGCTCGAGCGCTGCCAAGCATTCGACCGTGCGCGCGTCTCCAAGCAGATCCTTCGCGTGCTCGACTGCGCCGTCGAGATCGAGGAGCCGCGCACCAAGACGAACCCGACGCGCCCGATCACCCGCGAGCAGATCGAGAAGCACCTGCTTCCCGACGAGCTCACCGGCGGCATGGTCGACGTGCTGCAGGCGGCGATGCCCTTGGTCGAGAAGGTCTGGAGCGACGAACTCCCCCAGCGAAAAGCCCTCGAGGGCGTTCGCCTCAAGAAGCTCGACGCCACCGACGTCAAAGAGAGCCTTCAAGCAGCACTCGAAGTCTTTGGCATCACGCGCTTCAAGGCCGAGTCGGGCGACTCCGGCCCGACGACCCCGCAGGTCTTCGCCGGAAGCAGCCCGTACGTGTGGCTGCACGGGGAGCAGATCGAGAAGATGCAGTCGGCCGAGCTTCGCTTCATCGCCGGCTACAGCGCCGCGCTGGCCTGGTCGGGGCTCCCCGCCTTGCTGGCCGTCGACGGCCGCCGCGTGTGGCACCTCATCGAAGCCGTGCTGCTCAAGCAGACCGGCGAGGGCTTCGACGAGCGCGTCGACATGGCCACGCAGAACCTGGTCGACACGGTGTCGAGCCCGTTCCACACCGTCGCGCGCCGCCGCCTCATGGCAGCGCTCGATCCGGCGGTCGACACCTTCGGCGACGTCCATTGCGAAATCTGGCCGCGCGCGGTCGAGCAATTCGCCTGCCGCGTCGGTCTGGTGCTCTCGGGCGACGTGCGCGCCGCCGTGCGCGGGCTGCTCAGCTTCCACGGCTGGGACCTGCCCCTCGACGCCCCGGAGACCCAAAAGCAGATCCGGCGCAACGAGGAAGTCCAACGCCTGATGGCCTTCGCCATGAGCGACGATTACCTCGAAGCCCGCTACGCGTTCGGTCTGGCCGGCAAGCCTTCGAGAATCGTGAAGTAA
- a CDS encoding metal ABC transporter solute-binding protein, Zn/Mn family: protein MKSLTKALVICLALVAFAACDKSEAKTGDDKPVVVATTTMLADLTHQIGGDAVRVEGIMKPGGDPHLYQPTPADARLVAQSDLVVKSGLKLEGWIDDLLENAGGERPTVVASDGVEPIRMEGFKGGVDPHFWFELNNWKVAAKNVGGELVKLVGPETTEGKAVQARLEAHLAEIDRLDKWVHARLDTIPKEQRVLITSHDAFNYFGRAYDIDVVGLQGISTDQEASQRDLANIIELVKERKAPAVFVETSVNPALIEQVARETGVEVAGPLYSDSIGAKESPAGTFVGTMSENVRMITEALGGKYEPFAKGES, encoded by the coding sequence ATGAAATCCCTGACGAAAGCTTTGGTCATCTGCCTCGCTCTGGTTGCCTTTGCTGCCTGCGACAAGTCGGAGGCGAAGACAGGCGACGACAAGCCGGTCGTCGTCGCCACCACCACGATGCTCGCCGACCTCACCCACCAGATTGGTGGGGATGCGGTGCGCGTGGAGGGGATCATGAAGCCAGGCGGGGACCCGCACCTGTATCAGCCGACGCCGGCGGATGCGCGCCTGGTCGCCCAGAGCGACCTGGTGGTCAAGAGCGGGCTGAAGCTCGAGGGCTGGATTGACGACTTGCTCGAGAACGCCGGCGGGGAGCGCCCGACGGTGGTGGCCTCCGACGGCGTCGAGCCGATCCGAATGGAGGGATTCAAGGGCGGGGTGGACCCGCACTTTTGGTTCGAGCTGAACAACTGGAAAGTCGCGGCGAAGAATGTCGGCGGCGAACTGGTGAAGCTCGTCGGCCCGGAGACGACGGAGGGGAAAGCCGTCCAAGCGCGCCTCGAGGCGCACTTGGCCGAGATCGACCGACTCGACAAATGGGTGCACGCGCGGCTCGACACCATCCCGAAGGAGCAGCGCGTGCTGATCACCAGCCACGACGCGTTCAATTACTTCGGGCGCGCCTACGACATCGACGTCGTCGGCCTGCAGGGCATCAGCACCGACCAGGAGGCGAGCCAGCGCGACCTGGCCAATATCATCGAGCTCGTCAAAGAGCGCAAAGCCCCGGCGGTCTTTGTAGAGACGTCGGTCAACCCGGCGCTCATCGAGCAGGTCGCCCGCGAGACCGGCGTCGAGGTGGCCGGGCCGCTCTATTCGGACAGCATCGGCGCCAAGGAGAGCCCCGCGGGGACCTTCGTGGGCACGATGTCCGAGAACGTTCGCATGATCACAGAGGCGCTCGGCGGGAAGTACGAGCCGTTTGCGAAAGGCGAGAGTTAA
- a CDS encoding metal ABC transporter ATP-binding protein produces MGHALEVNNLTVSYDRGPVVRDVSFEVDKGDLVGIVGPNGAGKSTMIKAMVGAHDPDAGRISVLGDTGKKATRRITYVPQRGAVDWDFPVTVRDVVVQGRYGHVGLLGRFSKKDRHLIDESLEMVGITDLQDRQIGELSGGQQQRVFLARALAQKGDVYLMDEPFVGVDAATEKAIVDVLRKLRDEGRAVMVVHHDLSTVREYFDKVLLMNGDLIAFGPTERVFSQKLLQKTYGGKLTVLSQGEVAVMAG; encoded by the coding sequence ATGGGACACGCGCTCGAAGTCAACAACCTGACCGTCTCGTACGACCGCGGCCCGGTGGTGCGCGACGTGAGTTTCGAGGTCGACAAAGGCGACCTGGTCGGCATCGTCGGGCCCAACGGCGCCGGCAAGTCGACGATGATCAAGGCGATGGTCGGCGCCCACGACCCCGACGCCGGGCGCATCTCGGTGCTGGGCGACACGGGCAAAAAGGCGACGCGGCGCATCACGTACGTGCCCCAGCGCGGCGCGGTCGACTGGGATTTCCCGGTGACCGTGCGCGACGTCGTCGTCCAGGGCCGCTACGGCCACGTCGGGCTGCTCGGACGCTTCTCCAAAAAGGATCGCCACCTCATCGACGAGTCGCTCGAGATGGTCGGCATCACCGACCTGCAAGACCGCCAAATCGGCGAGCTCTCCGGCGGCCAGCAGCAACGCGTCTTTTTGGCCCGCGCGCTGGCCCAGAAGGGCGATGTCTACCTGATGGACGAGCCGTTCGTGGGCGTCGACGCGGCCACCGAAAAGGCGATCGTCGACGTGCTCCGCAAGCTTCGCGACGAGGGCAGGGCGGTCATGGTCGTCCACCACGACCTGTCGACGGTGCGCGAGTACTTCGACAAGGTGCTGTTGATGAACGGCGACCTCATCGCGTTCGGCCCCACCGAGCGCGTCTTCAGCCAGAAGCTGTTGCAGAAGACCTACGGCGGCAAATTGACCGTCCTCTCGCAGGGAGAAGTCGCCGTCATGGCGGGTTGA
- a CDS encoding metal ABC transporter permease, translating to MQSLFSQQVADRAAEFFTFQYDFAINALMSSMFVGAVCAVVGAFLVLRGMSLLGDATGHATLPGVCAAFVFVGAKETGALLTGALVSAFVAALLVGLISRSNRSRPDAAIGVILSVFFGIGIVMLSYIQNSPTAAQSGLQSFLFGNAAGVSREQLYVLGGISAALIAGVAVFFRPLAVATFDPVFARSIGVPTRAVHYGLLGALSLAVVVSIQAVGVVLVSAMLIIPPSAALFLTKRLPRALVFAGFIGVASGALGAFVSYLWEGVATGPAMVIVAGLFFALAFVFGSRGVLGRLFTKNDALSTPGESQATPATASAE from the coding sequence ATGCAGTCATTATTCTCGCAGCAGGTGGCCGACCGGGCCGCCGAATTCTTCACGTTTCAATACGACTTCGCGATCAACGCGCTCATGTCGTCGATGTTCGTCGGCGCGGTGTGCGCCGTGGTGGGCGCGTTTTTGGTGCTGCGCGGCATGTCGCTCTTGGGCGACGCGACCGGCCACGCCACCTTGCCCGGCGTCTGCGCCGCGTTCGTTTTTGTGGGCGCCAAGGAGACCGGCGCCTTGCTCACCGGCGCGCTCGTGTCGGCCTTTGTGGCCGCGCTGCTCGTCGGCCTCATCTCGCGGTCGAATCGCTCGCGGCCCGACGCGGCCATCGGCGTGATCCTGTCGGTCTTCTTCGGCATCGGCATCGTGATGCTCTCGTATATCCAGAATTCGCCCACCGCGGCCCAATCGGGCCTGCAGTCGTTTCTATTCGGCAACGCCGCCGGCGTCTCACGCGAGCAACTCTACGTGCTCGGGGGCATCTCGGCGGCGCTCATCGCCGGGGTGGCCGTCTTCTTTCGGCCCCTGGCGGTGGCGACCTTCGACCCCGTCTTCGCCCGCTCCATCGGCGTGCCCACCCGCGCGGTGCACTATGGACTGCTCGGCGCGCTCTCTTTGGCCGTCGTCGTCTCCATCCAGGCCGTCGGCGTGGTGCTCGTCTCCGCGATGCTCATCATCCCGCCATCCGCCGCGCTCTTTCTGACCAAGCGCCTGCCGCGCGCGCTCGTCTTCGCCGGATTCATCGGCGTGGCATCGGGCGCGCTGGGCGCGTTCGTGAGCTACTTGTGGGAGGGCGTGGCCACCGGCCCGGCGATGGTCATCGTGGCCGGCCTGTTCTTCGCGCTGGCGTTCGTCTTCGGGTCGCGCGGCGTGCTCGGAAGGCTCTTCACCAAGAACGACGCACTCAGCACGCCCGGCGAGTCACAGGCCACACCCGCCACCGCGAGCGCGGAGTAG
- a CDS encoding metal ABC transporter permease yields the protein MLDLLIEPWSWGDWMWRGMLASTLAAIPLAVLGVFLYLRRMSLLADALAHVALPGIVVAFLLTGSLDGPVMLAGAAAVGLLSAFAIEGLAKRPNVRSDAAIGIVFTVFFAAGVILLSTTVHDAHIDTSCVLFGNVLAISDRALWMLGAVAPAVVLLVAVFYRWLSVSSFDPTLATSIGVPVTLVHYGLMTAVSVTTVASFEAVGAILAIAMMVVPAATAHLLADRLPTMLLAAVGHALVSSVVGMYVSIWVNASTAGAIVVVGGVLYALAFLFAPRHGLVAKLIRRHTRDVVLQG from the coding sequence ATGCTCGACTTATTGATCGAACCTTGGTCCTGGGGAGACTGGATGTGGCGAGGCATGCTCGCCTCGACCCTGGCCGCCATCCCGTTGGCCGTGCTGGGCGTCTTCTTGTACCTGCGGCGCATGAGCCTCCTGGCCGACGCGCTCGCCCACGTCGCGCTGCCCGGCATCGTGGTCGCCTTCTTACTCACCGGCTCCCTCGACGGGCCGGTGATGCTCGCCGGCGCCGCCGCCGTCGGCCTCCTGTCGGCGTTCGCCATCGAGGGCCTGGCCAAACGACCCAACGTGCGCTCCGACGCCGCCATCGGCATCGTCTTCACCGTGTTTTTCGCAGCGGGCGTCATCCTCTTGTCGACCACCGTGCACGACGCCCACATCGACACCTCCTGCGTGCTCTTCGGCAACGTGCTCGCCATCTCCGACCGCGCGCTGTGGATGCTCGGCGCGGTGGCACCGGCGGTCGTGCTGCTGGTAGCCGTCTTCTACCGATGGCTGTCGGTCAGCAGCTTCGACCCGACCTTGGCTACCAGCATCGGCGTGCCCGTCACGCTCGTGCACTACGGGCTGATGACCGCCGTGTCGGTGACCACCGTCGCCAGCTTCGAGGCCGTCGGCGCCATCCTCGCCATCGCGATGATGGTCGTCCCCGCCGCGACCGCCCACCTGCTCGCCGACCGCCTGCCGACGATGCTCCTGGCGGCCGTGGGCCATGCGTTGGTGTCGTCGGTGGTGGGAATGTACGTCTCCATCTGGGTCAACGCCTCGACCGCCGGGGCGATCGTGGTAGTGGGCGGTGTGTTGTACGCGCTGGCCTTCTTGTTCGCGCCCAGGCATGGGTTGGTGGCGAAGCTCATCCGCCGTCACACCCGCGACGTCGTCCTACAGGGCTAA
- a CDS encoding metal-dependent transcriptional regulator, with the protein MPTPSVENYLKAVYHLQSRRDSRVKTKEIADQLDISLPSVTSMLKSLGEEGMVDYQPYKGARLTDSGAKAALRVIRNHRLIEVFLVQTLGYTWDEVHDEAERLEHAVSEKLVGRIDEFLGNPKFDPHGDPIPTAEGEIHRPEAMPLSDATPGSRYRVERVLDQEPEVLRYLEKIGLTPSETFEVLEVLSFDGQMFLSVDGEDATVSRSLASRLLVTELSA; encoded by the coding sequence ATGCCGACACCCTCCGTCGAAAATTATCTCAAGGCGGTCTATCACCTGCAGTCACGCCGTGATTCACGCGTGAAGACCAAAGAGATCGCCGACCAACTCGACATCTCGTTGCCCTCGGTGACCAGCATGCTCAAGTCGCTGGGCGAAGAGGGGATGGTCGACTACCAGCCCTACAAGGGCGCGCGGTTGACCGACTCGGGGGCGAAGGCGGCGCTGCGCGTCATCCGCAACCACCGGCTCATCGAAGTCTTTTTGGTCCAGACGCTCGGCTACACCTGGGACGAGGTGCACGACGAGGCCGAGCGCCTCGAGCATGCGGTCAGCGAGAAGTTGGTGGGGCGCATCGACGAGTTTTTGGGGAACCCCAAATTCGACCCCCACGGCGACCCCATCCCGACGGCCGAAGGCGAGATTCACCGCCCCGAGGCGATGCCCCTGAGCGACGCCACGCCCGGCTCGCGCTACCGCGTCGAGCGCGTGCTTGACCAGGAGCCCGAGGTGCTGCGCTACCTCGAAAAGATCGGCCTGACCCCCAGCGAGACCTTCGAGGTTCTCGAAGTTTTGTCGTTCGACGGGCAGATGTTCTTGTCGGTCGACGGCGAAGACGCCACGGTGAGCCGCTCGCTCGCCTCACGCCTGCTCGTGACCGAGTTGTCGGCCTAG
- a CDS encoding thiol-disulfide oxidoreductase DCC family protein: MTPDINQSEGFDPSNLDRPALVWDGDCGFCKRSVIRIARKVGEGIRYVTYQDVHERFDALDEADFAESVWFVEPDGRAYRGAEAIFRAYSWRPEGSLLLRMYHDVPGFAAASEWGYRRVANHRKLASRVADLLPGW, translated from the coding sequence ATGACCCCCGACATCAATCAATCCGAAGGCTTCGACCCGTCGAACCTCGACCGGCCGGCGCTCGTGTGGGACGGCGACTGCGGGTTCTGCAAGCGCTCGGTGATCCGCATCGCGCGCAAGGTCGGCGAAGGCATCCGCTACGTGACCTACCAGGACGTCCACGAGCGCTTCGACGCGCTCGACGAGGCGGATTTTGCCGAGAGTGTCTGGTTCGTCGAGCCCGACGGGCGCGCCTACCGCGGCGCCGAGGCGATCTTTCGAGCCTACAGCTGGCGACCCGAAGGGAGCCTGCTGTTGCGCATGTACCACGACGTGCCCGGGTTTGCGGCGGCCTCGGAGTGGGGCTATCGGCGCGTGGCCAACCACCGCAAGCTGGCCAGCCGCGTGGCGGATCTGTTGCCCGGGTGGTAA